The Streptomyces sp. SS1-1 genome has a segment encoding these proteins:
- a CDS encoding carbohydrate ABC transporter permease gives MTIASSSPPSRLPLGDATGAGTDRRTARRAAAREERGDGRLAAVFIAPALLGFVVFLLWPTLRGVYLSFTRFNLLTPAEWVGLDNYVRMVHDPIFWDSMGVTVEYVLVNIGVQTVSALAIAVLLQRLTQSAVLRGIVLTPYLMSNVVAGIVWLWILDTQLGIGNEILAGLGLDRIPFLADETWAVPTIALINVWRHVGYTALLLFAGLMAIPNDMYEAAKVDGASEWRMFRRITMPLLRPVLAVVLIMTVIGSFQVFDTVAVTTAGGPANATNVLQFYIYGAAFGRFQFGYASAMSVALLVVLSAITVLQYRLTRAGQSDLG, from the coding sequence ATGACCATCGCCTCCAGCAGTCCCCCGTCGCGTCTGCCCCTGGGCGACGCGACCGGGGCCGGGACGGACCGGAGAACGGCACGGCGGGCGGCGGCCCGCGAGGAGCGCGGGGACGGGCGGCTCGCCGCCGTCTTCATCGCCCCGGCCCTGCTGGGGTTCGTGGTCTTCCTGCTCTGGCCCACGCTGCGGGGCGTCTATCTGAGCTTCACCCGCTTCAACCTGCTGACCCCGGCGGAGTGGGTGGGCCTCGACAACTACGTGCGGATGGTCCACGACCCGATCTTCTGGGACTCGATGGGGGTGACCGTCGAGTACGTGCTCGTCAACATCGGCGTGCAGACGGTCTCCGCGCTCGCCATCGCCGTCCTGCTGCAGCGGCTGACGCAGTCGGCGGTGCTGCGCGGGATCGTGCTCACGCCGTATCTGATGTCCAACGTCGTCGCGGGCATCGTCTGGCTCTGGATCCTCGACACGCAGCTCGGCATCGGCAACGAGATCCTCGCGGGCCTCGGCCTCGACCGGATCCCCTTCCTCGCCGACGAGACCTGGGCGGTCCCCACGATCGCCCTGATCAACGTGTGGCGGCACGTCGGCTACACCGCGCTGCTGCTCTTCGCCGGCCTCATGGCCATCCCGAACGACATGTACGAGGCCGCGAAGGTGGACGGCGCGAGCGAGTGGCGGATGTTCCGGCGGATCACGATGCCGCTGCTGCGCCCGGTCCTCGCGGTCGTCCTGATCATGACGGTGATCGGCTCCTTCCAGGTGTTCGACACCGTCGCGGTGACGACCGCGGGCGGACCCGCCAACGCCACCAACGTCCTGCAGTTCTACATCTACGGCGCCGCCTTCGGCCGCTTCCAGTTCGGGTACGCCTCGGCGATGTCGGTGGCCCTGCTGGTCGTGCTGAGCGCCATCACCGTCCTCCAGTACCGGCTCACCCGCGCCGGTCAGAGCGACCTCGGCTGA
- a CDS encoding ROK family transcriptional regulator has translation MTAAVDSWRPLSPGERAVAIEVLLAGPLSRTELARRLDLSAGSVTRLTKPLIETGLLVEVPEAGEVLETRQGRPSQPLDVVAESRSFLGFKITEDMVYGVVTSLRSDIVARHDRPLTTHDPAEVVELLGEMTEELAARHPRLAGVGIGVGGLVENRSVVGESPFLGWRDVPLAELVARRTGLPVVVENDVAALVEAETWFGAGRGLDRFVVLTIGAGIGYGLVLGGRRVPYAEEDRGFGRHWILDPYGPLTPDGARGSAVSLLTIPNIRYQVRAATGRDHGWEEILDAAAAGEPMPARVIEEAARALGTLVAQIANFVLPQKILLAGEGVGLMDVAGDTVTRTMRGQRHPLAAPVALETKVSDFHDWARGAAVLAIQVLVLGTADR, from the coding sequence ATGACCGCAGCAGTCGACAGCTGGCGTCCCCTCAGCCCCGGTGAACGGGCGGTGGCGATCGAGGTGCTCCTCGCCGGGCCCCTGTCCCGCACCGAGCTGGCCCGCCGGCTCGACCTGTCGGCGGGGAGCGTCACCCGGCTGACCAAGCCGCTGATCGAGACCGGCCTGCTCGTCGAGGTGCCCGAGGCCGGCGAGGTGCTGGAGACCCGCCAGGGCCGCCCCTCCCAGCCGCTGGACGTCGTCGCCGAGTCCCGCTCCTTCCTCGGGTTCAAGATCACCGAGGACATGGTCTACGGCGTCGTCACCAGCCTGCGCAGCGACATCGTCGCCCGCCACGACCGCCCCCTCACCACCCACGATCCCGCCGAGGTGGTCGAACTCCTCGGCGAGATGACCGAGGAGCTAGCCGCCCGGCATCCCCGGCTCGCCGGGGTCGGCATCGGCGTGGGCGGCCTCGTGGAGAACCGCTCCGTCGTCGGCGAGTCGCCGTTCCTCGGCTGGCGCGACGTACCGCTCGCCGAACTCGTCGCCCGGCGCACCGGGTTGCCGGTCGTCGTGGAGAACGACGTCGCCGCCCTGGTCGAGGCCGAGACCTGGTTCGGCGCCGGGCGCGGCCTCGACCGGTTCGTGGTCCTGACCATCGGCGCCGGGATCGGCTACGGCCTGGTGCTGGGCGGCCGGCGGGTCCCGTACGCCGAGGAGGACCGCGGCTTCGGACGGCACTGGATCCTCGACCCGTACGGTCCGCTCACCCCCGACGGGGCGCGGGGCAGCGCGGTCTCCCTGCTGACCATCCCGAACATCCGCTACCAGGTGCGGGCGGCCACCGGCCGGGACCACGGCTGGGAGGAGATCCTGGACGCCGCCGCCGCGGGCGAGCCGATGCCCGCCCGGGTGATCGAGGAGGCGGCCCGTGCGCTGGGCACCCTGGTCGCGCAGATCGCCAACTTCGTCCTGCCCCAGAAGATCCTGCTCGCGGGCGAGGGGGTGGGCCTGATGGACGTGGCCGGCGACACTGTGACGAGGACCATGCGTGGCCAACGGCACCCGCTGGCGGCCCCGGTCGCACTGGAGACCAAGGTGTCCGACTTCCACGACTGGGCGCGCGGAGCGGCCGTTCTCGCCATCCAGGTACTGGTGTTGGGGACCGCCGACCGCTGA
- a CDS encoding S1 family peptidase has protein sequence MRHARRRLVRRVTRLAAVGGLLLGGTMVTRAVASEPPGPSAVPRTFAESATPGPGGELVARLGTSRTAGSWIGADGKPVVAVTDQEAAAAVSGAGMKPKMVEHSMDELKSATARLRSAPRVPGTAWVVDYRTNQVVVRGDSTVSAGDWSRMTGVAEDIGAFVRMERSEGTFTTRINGAQPLLSTAGRCSAGFNVTDGRRFFILTAGHCGPDGSVWFADSSGTDQIGRTERQNFPGADYSLIQYSAGDPGATPDVVSIGGGKGVRITSAADPAVGQRVFRSGSTSGLREGEVTGLNATVNYPEGTVTGLIETNVCAEPGDSGGPMFSEGVALGVTSGGSGDCQAGGTTYFQPVTKALAALDVQLLVSDQGGKKGAAPAPSPSQGAGAPGDASPGSSVSVSGDQAVTLLARLADPNNVGPGLLLVAGSIVALVATRFIRAEQDRREYRRHYSATWG, from the coding sequence ATGAGGCACGCACGACGACGTCTCGTCCGGCGGGTGACACGGCTGGCGGCCGTCGGCGGACTCCTCCTCGGGGGGACGATGGTCACACGCGCCGTGGCGAGCGAGCCCCCCGGCCCGTCCGCCGTCCCGCGGACCTTCGCCGAGTCCGCGACCCCGGGCCCCGGCGGTGAACTGGTCGCCCGTCTGGGCACGTCCCGTACGGCGGGCAGCTGGATCGGCGCCGACGGCAAGCCGGTCGTCGCGGTCACCGATCAGGAGGCGGCCGCCGCCGTCAGCGGGGCGGGCATGAAGCCCAAGATGGTCGAGCACAGCATGGACGAACTGAAGTCGGCCACGGCGAGGCTGCGTTCGGCGCCCCGTGTGCCCGGCACCGCCTGGGTGGTGGACTACCGCACCAACCAGGTCGTCGTCCGCGGCGACAGCACCGTCTCCGCCGGCGACTGGTCGCGGATGACGGGCGTCGCCGAGGACATCGGCGCCTTCGTCCGCATGGAGCGCAGCGAGGGCACGTTCACCACCCGGATCAACGGCGCCCAGCCGCTGCTGTCGACGGCCGGCCGCTGCTCGGCCGGGTTCAACGTCACCGACGGGCGGCGCTTCTTCATCCTGACCGCCGGGCACTGCGGGCCGGACGGGTCGGTGTGGTTCGCCGACAGCTCCGGCACCGACCAGATCGGGCGGACCGAGCGGCAGAACTTCCCCGGCGCCGACTACTCGCTGATCCAGTACTCGGCCGGCGACCCCGGCGCCACGCCCGACGTGGTGTCGATCGGCGGCGGCAAGGGCGTGCGCATCACGAGCGCCGCCGATCCGGCCGTCGGGCAGCGCGTGTTCCGCAGCGGCAGCACCAGCGGGCTGCGGGAGGGCGAGGTGACGGGGCTCAACGCCACCGTCAACTACCCGGAGGGGACGGTGACCGGCCTCATCGAGACGAACGTGTGCGCGGAGCCCGGGGACAGCGGCGGCCCGATGTTCTCCGAGGGGGTGGCGCTCGGGGTGACGTCGGGCGGCAGCGGCGACTGTCAGGCCGGCGGGACGACGTACTTCCAGCCGGTGACGAAGGCGCTGGCCGCGCTGGACGTGCAGCTGCTGGTGTCGGACCAGGGCGGGAAGAAGGGCGCGGCGCCCGCGCCGTCACCGTCGCAGGGGGCGGGCGCGCCGGGCGACGCGTCGCCGGGGTCGTCGGTGTCGGTCAGCGGGGATCAGGCCGTCACGCTGCTGGCGCGGCTGGCGGACCCGAACAACGTGGGTCCGGGGCTGCTGCTCGTCGCGGGGAGCATCGTCGCGCTGGTGGCGACCCGGTTCATCCGGGCCGAGCAGGACCGCCGGGAGTACCGGCGCCACTACTCGGCGACCTGGGGCTGA
- a CDS encoding PPOX class F420-dependent oxidoreductase, which produces MDDTSLDRLAAGKYLLITSYRRNGTGVPTPVWVVRDGDALGVWTAADSWKVKRIRARADVLVGPCDLRGRPTGDQVPATAGIADEETTARYRRLIARKYGIMGRLTLLGSRLRRGPKGTVGVRITLGPAPEADQVQAR; this is translated from the coding sequence ATGGACGACACGTCGCTCGACCGGCTCGCAGCGGGCAAGTACCTGCTCATCACCAGCTATCGCAGGAACGGCACCGGGGTGCCCACCCCGGTCTGGGTGGTCCGCGACGGCGACGCCCTCGGCGTGTGGACGGCCGCCGACTCCTGGAAGGTCAAGCGCATCCGGGCCCGCGCCGACGTCCTGGTCGGGCCCTGCGACCTGCGCGGGCGGCCCACCGGCGACCAGGTCCCGGCGACCGCCGGGATCGCCGACGAGGAGACGACCGCCCGCTACCGCCGGCTCATCGCCCGCAAGTACGGGATCATGGGCCGGCTCACCCTGCTCGGCAGCCGGCTCCGCAGAGGGCCGAAGGGCACGGTCGGCGTCCGGATCACGCTGGGCCCGGCGCCGGAGGCCGATCAGGTCCAGGCGCGGTAG